GCATAAAAATATAGATTATGATGATCTTGATATCTCACAAGAGAACATAAACATGATGAAACGACCTTCAGTGGTCTCATTTTTGACCTTTATTCCAGCCTTAACCCTGATGAGTCTGGTAAGTCAACCGGTTAATTCCGCCTATGCTGCTAGTCTTGGTGCTGAACTGATTCAAAATGGTAATGCAGAAACCGGAGATACCAGTGGATGGCTCACCACAGGAATTGAGATAATACCCGCTCAAAATTTTGGTTTCTTGGGATTGTCAGAAAGTACAGACCTTGGCAATTTCTCGTTTACTGGAGGGCTAGGGCCTGCTCACTCTCAATCTTTAACTCAATCGATTGATGTTAGTAATCTTGCTGAAAAGATTGATAGCAGCCAGATATTTTCTACTTTCAGTCTTTTTATCCAATCCCGATTAGTTGCGCCCTTATCTGACTTGGGTACAGCAACCTTATCGTTTTTAGATGAGAGTGATAATCTTCTCATGTCTGAGGAATTTCTAGATATTCCTGTAAACAATGTATTTGATTGGAATTACTTTGGCGACGAAAGGATACTACCGGTGGGCACTCGCCAAATTCAAGTCGTTCTTGATGCCAGTCGTAACGGAGGCGGTTCTTCCGATAGTGCATTCGATCAAGTTTCGCTGACTCTAAACACTGTTCCTGATGCAAAATCTGTACCTGAACCTTCTTCTATACTTGGTTTACTGGCTTTGGGTAGTGTCTGCGCGACTTACCGGTTACTCAAGCATCGAAACTAATATCAATGCAGGGATGTTAGT
The window above is part of the Roseofilum capinflatum BLCC-M114 genome. Proteins encoded here:
- a CDS encoding PEP-CTERM sorting domain-containing protein — encoded protein: MKRPSVVSFLTFIPALTLMSLVSQPVNSAYAASLGAELIQNGNAETGDTSGWLTTGIEIIPAQNFGFLGLSESTDLGNFSFTGGLGPAHSQSLTQSIDVSNLAEKIDSSQIFSTFSLFIQSRLVAPLSDLGTATLSFLDESDNLLMSEEFLDIPVNNVFDWNYFGDERILPVGTRQIQVVLDASRNGGGSSDSAFDQVSLTLNTVPDAKSVPEPSSILGLLALGSVCATYRLLKHRN